Genomic DNA from Pseudoalteromonas sp. MM1:
GTAGCGAGTATAGAGTGGCACAAAAGCAAGTATTTGAAACCCAATGGCAGGGGCGTCCGTAACTATGTTTAGTACTAAGCTTCGCATAGTATTTATGTTTGTTGTGATGCTTATTGCATCAGCGCTTATTGCTAATCATTTTACAGGGCGAGTGTTTAATTATCACGACCCGATAGGTGAAGTTAGGCGTATTTACAACGATTTAAACGTAACTCAGCCAAGTAAGCCATTAGTTAAATCACAACCCGAAAGCCCTAAAAAAACGCCTGCGAGCAGCTCTTTTGTACCTGCGCGTAATCACTCGCCTCAAGCAGATAAAACACAATGTACAGATATATCTTTAGGCGAGGTAAAATATAAACGTAACGGCGATATATACACTTGGACCGATAAGGCGGGAGTTGCGCATTTTAGTGATACTAAGCCTAACTTTGCGGTATCTAAGTACGAAAGTAATTTTGCTGAGCCACTGGATTATTTTGACCTTACTTTAAAGACACCTAATTTACCCCCTTCATTTAGGCAAAAGCTTCAGATAAAACTTAATACCGTATTTAAGGTGTATGGACAAATTATTGGTGCGCATGCCTTAAAAAAAGTAAAGCTAAATTTAACGGTATTACCTAATCGTAGGGCTTATAACGCCGTTATTAGGAACAATGGCGGCAATCCAGAAAATACAGCAGGGATGTATTTTCATGCAACTAACTCTGCGTTTATTAATTTTAGTGGCGAACAAAACACCATGAGAACGGCAGTCCACGAAGCAGTACATGCCATTAATAAAGCAGTTTTAGGGTACACGCCTAGGTGGTTAAATGAAGGGGTTGCTGAGTATTTTGAGTTTACCCATAACAATATGCAAACTGCTATTGTAGAGCCAAATCAAACCTGGGTACGCAATAATAAGTTTACTAGAAACGTGTTTAGACTTAATCGGTTAACGGGGTTAAATGATACGTGGCAAAAAAGCGACAGTAGTATGCTTTACGCTAGTAGCTGGGCTGCAATTTATTTTTTAATGGATACCCAATCAGGCAGAATATTACTTAAAAATATTATGCTGGCAGAGCAGAAAAATCCCTGTAACAAGCTTTCGAAAGATCAATTAAACGCGATGTTATTTAAACATTTTCCTGCATTTAATCATGACTATTCAAAATGGTTAAAAATGCCATTTAAGCCACATAAATTTTAGTTTTTTGTTAGACGCGCATTGCTTTGGTTTAAAAGCAGGCTTTTACGGTGTTAATTTATTAAATAATGAGAAGCTGCGCTTCTAACGTGAGCAAGCTCGACGTCTACAAGCGCGATATAAAATCGCGCCTACACACCACATCCACGTCAGCGTAAATTTAACCTTGTAGACGCGCATTGCTTTGGTTTAAAAGCAGGCTTTTACGTTGTTAATTTATTAAATAATGAGAAGCTGCGGTTCTAACGTGAGCAAGCTCGACGTCTACAAGCGAAATTAACCACAGAGAAGTAAAGGAGCAGTGAATAACTAATCCCTAGGTTTCTTCTGTATATCGCTAAGCGCCTCTGTGTCCTAGGTGGTGCAATTAATGAGAAGCTGCGCTTCTAACGTGAGCAAGCTCAACGTCTACAAGCGAAATTAACCACAGAGAAGTAAAGGAGCAGCACAGGAGCAGTGAATAACTAATCGCCGTGTTTTCTCTGTGTAGCGCTAAGCGCCTCTGTGCCCTCGGGGTGGTGCAATTAATGAGAAGCTGCGCTTCTAACGTGAGCAAGCTCGACGTCTACAAGCGAAATTTACCACAGAGAAGTAAAGGAGCAGTGAATAACTAATCCCTGTGTTTTCTCTGTGTAGCGCTAAGTGCCTCTGTGCCCTCGGTGGTGCAATTAATGAGAAGCTGCGCTTCTAACGTGAGCAAGCTCAACGTCTACAAGCAAAATTAACCACAGAGAAGTAAAGGAGCAGAACAGGAGCAGTGAATAACTAATCCTTGGGTTTCTTCTGTATAGCGCGAAGTGCCTCTGTGCCCTCGGTGGTGCAATTAATGAGAAGCTGCGCTTCTAACGTGAGCAAGCTCGACGTCTATGAGCGCGGTATAAAATTGCGCCTGTATATTAGTGCCTTTCTTTGTGTTTTTTACTCTGAGTAATTTATTTAAGTTTTAGTAACAATAAACGTAAACTTTTTAGTTGCGGTGGTGTCATAAAAAGAGTTGCTTTTTATTGTTCGTTACAAATAAATAACGTGTTGGCTGGTTGCAAAATGAGCGCAAAGCTGTTGCCAGCGGTGCAGTGTGGTGCGCTGCGCTTACCAGTAGTTCATTAAATTTTAACATTGATTGCGTTGTGCATTTAATTAACGCAACCTAGTATTAAAGATTGACAGTACACACCCAAACAAAACATAATATTAACATTGGCTACACTTAAAAAGCATTTTGCCTAATTGTATTGCGTAAACTGGTTAAAGGAGGGAAGTATTATGAACAAATTACTCATTGTATGCACTGTTACTGCTGCAACTTTGTATGTGTTTAAAAACGATTTGACCACCTTAGCTCAGAATACCCTATCCAACTCTATAACTAACACCACGGCTGTGCAGCCTGCTCAACCTCTGGTGGTAGATATAAAAGCAATGCCTACCAACCCCGATACAACTAATCAAAAAGGCGCAGCCCTTACTGAGCAAATAGTAATTACGCCACAAGAAGTGGGTGAATACTCTGAGCTAGAAGGCGGTGTTAATACACAAAATACGGTTGATTTGGCCCAGTCAGAGCAAGTGTTTTTAAATAAAGTGCAAAGTAGTTTTGCTGAAAAGTCGTTATTTTTATATAGCTTTGAATGTAAACAAAACGATTGTAATGCGGGTATTGTAGCAACCGACGGCCAACCAAAACACGAAGACATAGCCGGCGTGTTAGCCGATTTATCGGCGTCGGAGGAGTTTGCTAATCACTCTGTGCAATTAGCGGGTGTGGCGGTTAATAATGATGGTATTTTGCAATACGATTTAAACATTAAAAATATGCCTCACGAATAAAAAACGTTTAAACAAACAGCGGCTTTATAGCCGCTTTTTTGTGCCTGTAACTCATTTATAATTGCTTTATTTAATACAAAGCCTAAAAGGGCAGTTATACCAATCCGTAATAATGTTAAACGTGTCACTATCTGCGTTAAAAAAATCATGTTTACGACTGCATTGATGCAGAGGGTAGAGCAATGCAGGAGCAATTTTAAGTAGCGAATTTTTCCTCGCTATCAACACGTTTTGTTCCCTTAAACTACCTATTAATTATATTTAGCTAATCTTTTGTTTTCATGTTTTTAGCGCGTTCTTCTGCATCTATTAAGGCCTGAGATTTAGGCGCTTTCTTTTTTTGCTCTATAACGGGCTTTTTGTCTGAGTTTGGGTCCCAGCTTTCATCTAGCGAAAGGTTTGCAAACGGGTTGTTTGCATCAGCTTGCTTAGGCGAACTCTCGGGGGCTGGCGCTGATTGAGCAGGTTGTGCCTCGTGAGCTGTGTTTATTGGTGTATCTAACCTTGGTTCGTTATCCGGTTTTACTGAAGCTGCTGTTTGTGCGCTTTCTTTGTTTGCTTTTAAGGGCGCATCAGGATC
This window encodes:
- a CDS encoding DUF1570 domain-containing protein, producing the protein MFSTKLRIVFMFVVMLIASALIANHFTGRVFNYHDPIGEVRRIYNDLNVTQPSKPLVKSQPESPKKTPASSSFVPARNHSPQADKTQCTDISLGEVKYKRNGDIYTWTDKAGVAHFSDTKPNFAVSKYESNFAEPLDYFDLTLKTPNLPPSFRQKLQIKLNTVFKVYGQIIGAHALKKVKLNLTVLPNRRAYNAVIRNNGGNPENTAGMYFHATNSAFINFSGEQNTMRTAVHEAVHAINKAVLGYTPRWLNEGVAEYFEFTHNNMQTAIVEPNQTWVRNNKFTRNVFRLNRLTGLNDTWQKSDSSMLYASSWAAIYFLMDTQSGRILLKNIMLAEQKNPCNKLSKDQLNAMLFKHFPAFNHDYSKWLKMPFKPHKF